The Anas acuta chromosome 12, bAnaAcu1.1, whole genome shotgun sequence sequence AAATGTTAGAAAGCTTCAACAGTTCCTTTTGACATATGTTtatacatttccatttttgtaataatatagaataaaatatgctttataTCACTGAATAGAAAATATGCTGGGTGAAGcagatttaaaagatttttttctgaacctaTAAAATCTCCATCCCAACAGAATACTGTTCAAAGCATTACACATTTTATGGTTTGTAATTCCGTTCACAATTGtgtgatattaaaataatacagtgtTCTTTGCCATAAGGccatactaaaataaaaaagatttaacCCAGCTACAAAAAGTTCACTGaacttaaattaaaatacttgtaAACATCTTTGcaatatgaaatataatttttcaagtcaaaaaagaataaaatacttcaaTCTGTATTAATGCAATTTATCTTTAAAACCTTTAAACgttttaatatatataagaGATATgttacagtttgtttttttttttctttttttttttttttttaactttgataAAGCTGCAGTATCATGGTTTTCACAGGAACTTCTTGCCCTTTCAAGAACATTCAGAAAAGTATCCACCCATAGATTTAATTATTTCGTAATAAGCATCCTAGGAACTACCAGCACGTTTTACTAACAGTCCACACACCATTGTCATCATCATAAGCATCTCctactttcaattttttttttgtttttgtttctgttttttcttattttttaaaaaaagggggggggttgGAAGCTTCGTATTAAAGTACAGTGTAAAAACTAGCCTAGCACTAGAATGGAGTCGCCCGTTATTATTTATAGCATGCACCCGCGGTcgccaccagcacccccaccaccagcaccccaaccaccagcacccccacaccaccaccaccagcacccccagcaacCCTCGGCCCGGTCACGCTCAGGAGAAGATGCGGATGGCCTGGGTGACGGCGCTGTGGCACACAGGGCACTGCGGCTCCGTCTTCTCGCAGATGCGGTTGGCGCACTCCATGCAGAAGAGGTTGTGGCCGCAGGGCACCAGCGCCGCGATCACCTCGCTCTCGAAACACACCGAGCAGTCGCGGCTGCCCTTCCGCCGCACGCCGGACGACGAGCACGACGAGCTGGACGACGAGCTGGATGACGACGAGGAGGAGGCCGACGAGTCGGAGGGCAGCCCCGGCAGGTGGGAGCCCAGCCCGTTGGCGTACAACGGGTACGAGGTGGCCAGCAGCCGCCCACCCGGGTCGCTACGCACCCTCCGTGCCAGTGGGTGCTCGGGCCCGGCCACCGCAGCCGCCGCCACCGGGCCATGTAGGGGCGGGGAGAGCCGTGCCGGGGGCGGAgcagcgccgccgccccgccTCGGGCCGCTCACCAGCAGCGCCAGGTTGGCATTGGCGGGCGTCGCGCCCGggaaggcggcggcggctgcgggcgAGGGCGCCGGTGAGGGCGGCGCGGCCGCAGGGCCACGCTCGAACTGCGGCCAGATGAGGGTGgcccccggcggcggggcgggggccaGGTCAAAGCCGGGCGGCGAGTCGAAGGGCAGCTCGGAGCAGCAGTCCGGGGAGGAGAGCacgtccccgccgcccccgccgtACACGTAGCCGTTGGCGCTGCCGCcgctgctgttgttgttgttgttgccattGTGGGTGAAGCTCAGCGCGGGGCTTGGGGGGCTGTAGTCAGCCAAGCGGgcgccgctgccccccgccgtGCCGCCGCCGAAGTAGGAGTCGGTGGAGGCGCTGCCCAGCGAGCTGGAGCTGTCGTTGCGGTAGTTGCAGAAGGGTTTGCGGCCCGGTGTGGGCGTGATGCTGGGCGGTGTGGGCTTGCTCCAGAGGCTGCCCGTGCCGTTCAGCTCGAAGCCCACGTCCGTGCCGTTGGCGTGGAAGTCGTTCTCGTCCGTCAGCTCAATGATGCCGCCGGTGCGCATGGCGATGTGTGCCTCGATCTCCTCCCGGGCCCGGTCCACGTTCTCGGGCATGCCCGTCACCTCAAAGACCGGCTCCTTGTCCCGGCTGGGGGTCACGATGTAGGTGTGCGTCTGCTGCTGGATGCGCTTGATTGTGGCCCCCTTGGGCCCCACGACCAAGCCCACCACGCGATAAGGCACCCGCACCTGGATGGTGGTTTGGCCGGGCAAGTTCGGGGGGCCGGGAACGGTGCCGTTCAGGGCTGTGTTCTTGTTCCGTGAGGCTCGGATCATGGAGAAATGCTCGGCCGCCGAGATGATCTCCCTGCGGGCCATGGCCACATCTTCCTTTCTGCCCGTCACAACAAAGAGCGGCTCCTCCCCGCGAACCGGGGTCTTGATGTAGGTGTTGGTCTTTGCCCGCAGAGCTTTGATTTTACAACCTGGGAACGAGATGCGGGAGATGGCAGgcaaaggggaggggaaggaagggggggagAGAACCGGTTACAACCCATTAGTTGGGTgcagctggagggggggggggggaatacaCACCCACCCGAAACACATTGC is a genomic window containing:
- the MEX3B gene encoding RNA-binding protein MEX3B; its protein translation is MPSSLFADMERNGSGGGGGGGGGGGGETLDDQRALQIALDQLSLLGLDNDETGSIYDSEPRKKSVNMTECVPVPSSEHVAEIVGRQGCKIKALRAKTNTYIKTPVRGEEPLFVVTGRKEDVAMARREIISAAEHFSMIRASRNKNTALNGTVPGPPNLPGQTTIQVRVPYRVVGLVVGPKGATIKRIQQQTHTYIVTPSRDKEPVFEVTGMPENVDRAREEIEAHIAMRTGGIIELTDENDFHANGTDVGFELNGTGSLWSKPTPPSITPTPGRKPFCNYRNDSSSSLGSASTDSYFGGGTAGGSGARLADYSPPSPALSFTHNGNNNNNSSGGSANGYVYGGGGGDVLSSPDCCSELPFDSPPGFDLAPAPPPGATLIWPQFERGPAAAPPSPAPSPAAAAAFPGATPANANLALLVSGPRRGGGAAPPPARLSPPLHGPVAAAAVAGPEHPLARRVRSDPGGRLLATSYPLYANGLGSHLPGLPSDSSASSSSSSSSSSSSSCSSSGVRRKGSRDCSVCFESEVIAALVPCGHNLFCMECANRICEKTEPQCPVCHSAVTQAIRIFS